The Persephonella hydrogeniphila genome has a window encoding:
- the gspG gene encoding type II secretion system major pseudopilin GspG: MRNRKGFTLLELLVVLVILSLLAALVVPNIIGRSEEAKIKTTKVQLKEIKRALEMYRLDNGNYPTTEQGLKALVEKPKIPPEPKKWKQYMESLPKDPWGNDYIYIYPSEKHPFELKSKGPDGELGTDDDISVWDK, encoded by the coding sequence ATGAGAAATAGGAAAGGTTTTACACTGTTAGAACTACTTGTTGTACTTGTTATATTATCTTTACTCGCAGCTCTTGTAGTTCCAAATATAATTGGGAGATCTGAAGAGGCAAAGATAAAAACAACAAAAGTTCAGCTAAAAGAGATAAAAAGAGCATTAGAGATGTACAGATTGGATAACGGGAACTATCCTACAACTGAACAGGGATTAAAGGCCCTTGTGGAAAAACCAAAGATACCACCTGAGCCAAAAAAATGGAAGCAGTATATGGAATCTTTACCTAAAGACCCGTGGGGTAATGATTATATTTATATTTACCCATCGGAAAAACACCCCTTTGAACTAAAATCAAAGGGTCCTGACGGAGAGTTAGGTACTGATGATGATATCTCAGTCTGGGACAAATAA
- the folK gene encoding 2-amino-4-hydroxy-6-hydroxymethyldihydropteridine diphosphokinase gives MEKVFLALGSNISDKESYIKKAVDKLSEFVKDIQIAPVYVSKAVGFEDQPDFYNTVIKGFTQLDPFELFKMTKNIEKELGRVERFRWGPREIDIDILFYGNLILDTEYLVIPHPRLHERDFVLQPLFDIEPEFIHPVLKKTVKELLFNLRDRTIISCLKSYPQG, from the coding sequence TTGGAAAAAGTATTTTTAGCTCTTGGCTCAAATATAAGTGACAAAGAAAGTTATATAAAAAAAGCTGTAGATAAATTATCTGAATTTGTCAAAGATATCCAGATAGCACCTGTATACGTATCAAAAGCTGTTGGCTTTGAAGACCAGCCTGACTTTTACAACACTGTTATAAAAGGATTCACCCAGTTAGATCCATTTGAACTTTTCAAGATGACAAAAAATATAGAAAAAGAATTAGGAAGAGTAGAAAGATTTCGCTGGGGTCCACGGGAGATAGACATAGATATACTGTTTTATGGAAATCTGATATTAGATACAGAATATCTTGTTATTCCTCACCCAAGACTCCACGAAAGAGATTTTGTACTGCAGCCTCTTTTTGATATAGAACCAGAGTTTATTCATCCTGTCCTGAAAAAAACAGTAAAAGAGCTCCTTTTTAATCTGCGTGACAGAACAATTATATCCTGTCTGAAAAGTTATCCACAGGGATAA
- a CDS encoding type IV pilus modification PilV family protein: MMISQSGTNKGFTLLEVLVGIVIFSIAFTVLIKIQSENISGIYNSIKKTKALNFFNESYYNIKKENPEFTIHQESKDTVFGLKEIDYTVLDKKTGKPILKLRVYEE, translated from the coding sequence ATGATGATATCTCAGTCTGGGACAAATAAAGGCTTTACTTTACTTGAAGTTCTGGTGGGAATTGTTATTTTCAGTATAGCTTTTACTGTTCTTATAAAAATACAGTCTGAGAATATATCAGGTATATATAACAGCATAAAGAAGACAAAAGCTTTAAACTTTTTTAATGAAAGCTACTATAACATAAAAAAGGAAAATCCTGAGTTTACAATACATCAGGAAAGTAAGGATACAGTTTTTGGACTGAAAGAGATAGATTATACAGTTTTAGACAAAAAAACAGGAAAACCTATCTTAAAGTTGAGAGTTTATGAAGAGTAA
- a CDS encoding prepilin-type N-terminal cleavage/methylation domain-containing protein, which yields MKSKGFTLLELLLVVSLLLLVFGTVGYTFISNIRGSAELSYLTERYISYISVKNQLAKQMFSKVEKRKENFILGNGGISFYTVYPLFFTGAVRAEYRVEKEGQKSKLFYMEYPYMDGRLGSDGIKKVLLGVFDDIEFEAYYKGRFLQHYRGKNFPSIIRLKIDGKSFYIPAGSEL from the coding sequence ATGAAGAGTAAAGGTTTTACACTCCTTGAACTTCTTCTTGTTGTTTCTTTACTGCTTCTTGTTTTTGGCACTGTAGGGTATACCTTTATATCAAACATAAGAGGCTCTGCAGAGCTGTCCTATCTGACAGAAAGATATATATCTTACATCTCTGTAAAAAACCAGCTGGCGAAACAGATGTTTAGCAAAGTGGAAAAAAGGAAGGAAAATTTTATCCTTGGGAATGGGGGGATATCCTTTTACACAGTTTATCCTCTATTTTTTACAGGGGCAGTAAGAGCTGAGTACAGGGTAGAAAAAGAAGGTCAGAAAAGCAAGCTTTTTTACATGGAGTATCCCTATATGGATGGCAGGTTAGGTAGTGATGGTATAAAAAAGGTTTTGTTGGGTGTTTTTGATGATATAGAGTTTGAGGCTTATTATAAAGGAAGATTTCTCCAGCATTATAGAGGCAAAAATTTTCCATCTATTATAAGGCTAAAGATCGATGGTAAATCTTTTTACATACCTGCAGGTAGTGAGTTATGA
- a CDS encoding general secretion pathway protein GspK, translating into MILLFVFIVIASIGTAVLDTTEDRYLLENYVEDSVNTQQILLISDSISEALIKVLNKDDKSVDYIGEFWSKNIPLALENVKVEVQIVDQERFLNPNRVITGEKIDKKFFGILERLFDTVQINNQILYNIIDWIDADSFSNGGKEDYRLYPAKNSYIDTVEEFLLIDGVDSKVFNGKIINGRFFPGLKSVLSPYSNGKVNINTASKWVLMALDEEIDSSLASKIISYRKEKPFKNVDELVLIDGFSSDILYRIRLYIDVKSENFLADVGITFGGRKYKLVILLNRKNKTKVVWKKIQ; encoded by the coding sequence ATGATATTGCTTTTTGTTTTTATTGTTATCGCTTCAATAGGAACAGCTGTTTTAGATACAACTGAGGATAGGTATCTGCTGGAAAATTATGTTGAGGATAGTGTAAATACACAGCAGATACTGCTTATTTCTGACTCTATTTCTGAGGCTCTAATCAAAGTTCTAAATAAGGATGATAAATCTGTTGATTACATAGGAGAGTTCTGGTCTAAAAATATTCCTCTTGCACTGGAAAATGTAAAGGTGGAAGTTCAGATTGTGGATCAAGAAAGATTTTTAAACCCAAACAGGGTTATAACAGGGGAAAAAATAGATAAAAAATTTTTTGGTATACTTGAAAGGTTGTTTGATACGGTTCAGATAAATAACCAGATTCTCTACAATATAATAGACTGGATAGATGCTGATAGCTTCAGTAATGGAGGGAAAGAGGATTACAGACTGTATCCAGCAAAAAATTCTTACATAGATACAGTTGAGGAATTCTTGCTTATTGATGGAGTGGACAGTAAGGTTTTTAATGGGAAGATCATAAATGGTAGATTTTTTCCTGGTCTTAAGTCTGTCTTATCTCCCTACTCCAATGGAAAGGTAAATATAAACACAGCATCTAAATGGGTTTTGATGGCGTTAGATGAAGAGATAGACAGCTCTTTAGCTTCAAAAATAATCTCTTACAGGAAAGAAAAGCCTTTTAAAAATGTTGACGAACTTGTTCTAATAGATGGGTTCAGCTCTGATATTCTCTACAGAATAAGACTTTATATCGATGTAAAAAGCGAAAATTTTCTTGCTGATGTAGGTATAACATTTGGGGGTAGAAAATACAAACTTGTTATACTATTAAACAGGAAGAATAAAACGAAAGTCGTCTGGAAGAAAATTCAGTGA
- a CDS encoding KdsC family phosphatase has translation MKNIKEIAERIRWFIMDVDGVLTDGGIIYDSGGNELKKFCVKDGMGITLLHNAGIKTAILTSRNSPMVQKRAEELRISEVIQGAKDKLNLYENLKAKHNLADDEILYIGDDFVDLPVLKRVGFPVCVKNSPDELKEVCVYITKNEGGKGAVRETAELLLKMKGLYSKAIEKYTGV, from the coding sequence ATGAAAAACATTAAAGAAATAGCAGAAAGAATAAGATGGTTCATTATGGACGTTGATGGTGTTCTCACAGATGGAGGTATTATATACGATAGTGGTGGTAATGAGCTTAAAAAATTCTGTGTAAAGGATGGAATGGGAATAACCCTTCTCCATAATGCTGGAATAAAAACTGCTATTCTTACAAGTAGAAATTCCCCTATGGTACAGAAAAGAGCTGAAGAACTGAGAATATCAGAGGTTATTCAAGGTGCAAAGGATAAGTTGAATCTGTATGAGAATCTAAAGGCTAAACATAATCTTGCTGATGATGAAATTTTATATATAGGAGATGATTTTGTTGATCTACCTGTACTTAAAAGGGTTGGATTTCCTGTCTGTGTTAAAAATTCTCCTGATGAGCTTAAAGAGGTATGTGTATATATAACAAAGAATGAAGGTGGGAAAGGAGCTGTAAGGGAAACTGCAGAGCTTTTATTAAAGATGAAAGGGCTTTACAGTAAAGCTATAGAAAAATATACCGGTGTATGA
- a CDS encoding L,D-transpeptidase family protein, translated as MGVILAVFLIFSYAYSYDLDSLLDEAIREVESEKSEKYYNLALKLFNEGVYKLAVKNGELFIEKNNFDRRKLEDMLLLLSVSYYKLKETKKLFDLYLRFIGSGISKDIKLKLFVYTNNLLVREKEWKRLKIVRKKWHRYFKNKKIRPKLKGVYSRFEPGINIFSLKEGNIIGDNTVYIADKNLTLIEIAKKIDMGYDELKISNPHIDPFDILKGEAVFIPRRRLLPEQNFEFGTVYINLSEKRLYYPLIIEGEPYVISFPVGIGTDNTKSPVGEFFISQKKENPEWIVPKSIREEDPSLPPVVPPGPNNPLGVRAMRLGNTEYLLHGTSKRFGIGMKVSHGCIRMYNRDVVRLFDIVNKGTKVVITDKRFKIFKNRYIYLEIFELSVKDKIDILNLLKERGVKITPYLIDFYNIEKRGYSIPL; from the coding sequence ATGGGAGTTATTTTAGCAGTTTTTTTGATTTTTTCTTATGCTTACTCATACGATTTAGATTCCCTTCTTGATGAGGCAATAAGAGAAGTAGAAAGTGAAAAATCAGAAAAGTATTACAATCTTGCTCTTAAGCTCTTTAATGAAGGTGTTTATAAGCTTGCGGTAAAAAATGGTGAGCTATTTATTGAAAAAAATAACTTTGACAGAAGAAAATTAGAAGATATGCTTCTTTTACTATCTGTTTCTTATTATAAGTTGAAAGAGACCAAAAAACTGTTTGATCTTTATTTGAGATTTATAGGTTCTGGTATATCTAAGGATATAAAGCTGAAATTATTTGTTTATACAAATAATCTGCTGGTAAGAGAGAAAGAGTGGAAGAGGTTAAAAATTGTAAGGAAAAAATGGCATAGATATTTTAAAAATAAGAAAATAAGACCTAAATTGAAAGGAGTTTATTCAAGATTTGAACCGGGAATCAATATATTTTCTTTAAAAGAAGGAAATATCATAGGAGATAATACAGTCTATATAGCAGATAAGAACCTTACATTGATAGAGATCGCTAAAAAAATAGATATGGGATATGATGAGCTAAAAATATCTAATCCTCATATAGATCCTTTTGATATTCTAAAAGGAGAAGCTGTATTTATCCCGAGAAGAAGATTGCTACCTGAACAGAATTTTGAGTTTGGTACTGTTTATATAAATCTTTCAGAAAAAAGACTTTATTATCCATTAATTATAGAAGGAGAGCCTTATGTTATATCGTTTCCTGTAGGAATAGGTACAGATAACACAAAATCTCCTGTAGGGGAGTTTTTTATATCTCAGAAAAAAGAAAATCCAGAATGGATAGTCCCAAAGTCAATAAGAGAAGAAGATCCTTCCCTACCTCCAGTCGTCCCTCCAGGTCCAAATAATCCTCTTGGTGTGAGAGCAATGAGATTAGGAAACACAGAGTATCTTCTCCATGGGACAAGTAAAAGATTTGGTATAGGGATGAAAGTCAGTCATGGATGTATAAGGATGTATAACAGAGATGTAGTAAGGCTTTTTGATATAGTTAATAAAGGAACTAAGGTGGTTATAACAGATAAAAGATTTAAGATTTTTAAAAACAGATATATATATTTAGAGATTTTCGAACTTTCAGTAAAGGATAAAATTGACATATTAAACCTTTTAAAAGAAAGGGGGGTTAAAATAACCCCTTATCTTATAGATTTTTACAATATAGAAAAGAGGGGATACTCAATTCCCCTCTAA
- a CDS encoding class I SAM-dependent methyltransferase translates to MMEKDKERWNKRYTEEEYPWKEPSKIVREFYNLSRKGKALDIASGLGRNAIFLYDKGFDVDAVDISDVALGRIKKERPEINTIQADLDIYNIPENSYDLIININYLNRRLIPQIKEGLKKGGVVIFETFTLKKGKEYMQPENKDYLLRPNELLHLFIDMYIVFYQEKDYVKPDGQRAFISSLVAIKNCDYFPK, encoded by the coding sequence ATGATGGAAAAGGATAAAGAGAGATGGAATAAAAGATATACAGAAGAGGAATATCCCTGGAAAGAACCTTCAAAGATTGTCAGAGAATTTTATAACCTGTCAAGAAAAGGAAAGGCATTAGATATTGCATCTGGTTTGGGAAGAAATGCAATATTCCTGTACGATAAAGGTTTTGATGTCGATGCTGTTGATATATCTGATGTGGCACTGGGCAGAATAAAAAAAGAAAGGCCTGAGATAAACACCATTCAGGCAGATCTTGATATTTACAATATACCTGAAAATAGTTACGACCTTATCATAAATATAAATTACCTCAATAGAAGACTTATTCCCCAGATAAAGGAGGGACTTAAAAAGGGAGGTGTTGTGATATTTGAAACCTTTACACTAAAAAAAGGTAAAGAGTATATGCAACCTGAAAACAAGGATTATCTTCTCAGACCTAATGAGCTTTTACATCTTTTTATAGATATGTATATAGTTTTTTATCAGGAAAAGGATTATGTAAAACCTGACGGCCAGAGGGCTTTTATATCTTCTCTGGTAGCTATCAAAAATTGTGATTATTTTCCAAAATAG
- the gspM gene encoding type II secretion system protein GspM produces MNRILLFFESLENRERIVLITGVYFVIVVVFFVLPAGYLFKKIETLEKRIKIEEKRYIQLQKIVNRYKNIKPKERYTLSLSVIDKIAGKSGVREFVVSIKPVDRGIEVVMEKTEPEKLFDFLKEIKKKGFSVSSISINDPKGNKKLNVRTVIESGR; encoded by the coding sequence ATGAACAGGATACTGCTGTTTTTTGAATCTTTAGAAAACAGAGAAAGGATTGTTTTGATTACAGGTGTATATTTTGTGATAGTTGTTGTTTTCTTTGTTTTACCTGCAGGTTATCTGTTTAAAAAGATAGAGACTTTAGAAAAAAGAATAAAGATTGAAGAAAAAAGGTATATTCAACTTCAGAAAATTGTAAACAGGTATAAAAATATAAAACCTAAAGAAAGGTACACCTTGTCTTTATCTGTTATAGATAAAATAGCCGGAAAATCAGGAGTAAGGGAATTTGTGGTTTCTATTAAGCCTGTAGACAGAGGAATTGAGGTTGTTATGGAAAAAACAGAACCTGAAAAGCTTTTTGATTTTTTAAAAGAAATAAAGAAGAAAGGGTTTTCTGTAAGCTCTATCAGTATAAATGATCCTAAAGGTAATAAAAAACTTAATGTTCGGACTGTGATTGAGAGTGGGAGATGA